The Cylindrospermopsis curvispora GIHE-G1 genome contains a region encoding:
- a CDS encoding MlaE family lipid ABC transporter permease subunit encodes MITLHSTRNIQQWWIFRCLSTALLFGQISLHIIQGKTYYRKILDHALKVGPGSLSPVLLVSGFAGMIFTIQTARELVRFGAVDNLGGAFAVAFCRELAPILTASVIAGQVGSAFAAEIGAMQVTEQIDALYLLKTDPIDYLVLPRVIACGLMMPVMMIFALIMGVSGGIFAGLQFYQVQPENFLESVRDFLTPGDMMMIIVKGVIFGIIVAVNGCSWGLTTRGGAKEVGESATTAVVTTWVVLFITDFLLALPGITLAI; translated from the coding sequence GTGATCACCTTGCACTCAACAAGAAACATACAACAATGGTGGATTTTTCGCTGTTTGTCCACAGCATTGCTATTTGGTCAAATTTCCCTGCATATAATTCAAGGAAAAACCTATTATCGGAAAATTCTTGACCATGCACTAAAAGTAGGACCGGGTTCCCTCTCCCCAGTTTTGTTGGTAAGTGGTTTTGCGGGAATGATTTTCACGATTCAAACAGCTAGGGAACTGGTCAGATTCGGTGCAGTTGATAATCTGGGGGGCGCTTTTGCAGTAGCCTTTTGTCGAGAACTAGCTCCAATTTTAACCGCTAGTGTGATTGCTGGACAAGTAGGATCAGCATTCGCAGCAGAAATAGGAGCTATGCAGGTAACTGAACAAATTGATGCGCTCTACTTACTCAAAACCGATCCAATAGATTATTTAGTCTTACCCAGAGTGATTGCTTGCGGTTTGATGATGCCAGTAATGATGATTTTTGCACTAATTATGGGTGTTAGTGGTGGAATTTTTGCCGGACTGCAATTTTACCAAGTTCAACCGGAAAACTTTTTAGAATCGGTGCGAGATTTTTTAACTCCGGGAGATATGATGATGATAATCGTCAAAGGCGTAATTTTTGGAATAATAGTTGCTGTGAATGGATGTAGTTGGGGACTAACTACTAGGGGAGGCGCTAAGGAGGTTGGTGAATCCGCAACTACTGCGGTGGTAACTACTTGGGTGGTACTTTTCATCACAGATTTTTTATTGGCTCTACCTGGGATTACACTAGCAATTTAG
- the rph gene encoding ribonuclease PH encodes MVWQRLDGRQPDQLRTLNFYPHFTRFAPGSVLAQCGETQVLCTVSITEGVPKFLMGSGKGWLTAEYRMLPSATQQRQERELLKLSGRTQEIQRLIGRSLRAALNFEILGEKTLTVDADVLQADAGTRTISITGGFIALAHAITNLLQQGVLERSPLCGQIAAVSVGLLKGEAFLDLDFTEDVNAEVDFNVVMNSKLNIIEVQGTAEAGSFSRQQLNQLLDVAETGIRELLIAQRSVIPDFNTLLNV; translated from the coding sequence ATGGTTTGGCAACGTCTCGATGGTCGTCAACCCGATCAACTACGAACATTAAATTTTTATCCCCATTTTACTCGTTTTGCTCCCGGTTCGGTGTTAGCACAATGTGGTGAGACTCAGGTTCTTTGTACAGTTAGTATAACTGAGGGAGTGCCAAAATTTTTAATGGGAAGTGGAAAAGGTTGGTTAACAGCAGAATATCGTATGTTACCCTCTGCTACCCAACAAAGACAAGAACGGGAACTATTAAAGTTGTCGGGACGCACCCAAGAAATTCAGCGATTAATTGGACGTAGTTTAAGAGCAGCACTGAATTTTGAAATATTAGGGGAAAAGACCTTAACTGTAGATGCTGATGTTTTACAAGCAGACGCTGGTACAAGAACTATATCCATTACAGGTGGGTTTATAGCCTTAGCTCATGCAATTACTAACTTGTTGCAACAGGGAGTTTTAGAGCGATCGCCTTTATGTGGACAAATAGCTGCTGTTTCCGTAGGTTTGTTAAAGGGAGAAGCATTTTTGGACTTAGACTTTACTGAAGATGTAAATGCGGAAGTAGATTTCAACGTGGTTATGAACAGTAAGCTCAATATTATTGAAGTTCAAGGAACAGCGGAAGCAGGTAGTTTTAGTCGTCAACAGTTAAATCAGCTCCTGGATGTTGCAGAAACAGGAATTAGGGAATTACTGATAGCTCAAAGATCGGTAATACCAGATTTTAACACCTTATTGAATGTTTAA
- a CDS encoding P-loop NTPase family protein has product MIFTQIDSPNINPAPSLPNSVAGSLQVFTSSERYFFTNVISQSLRIASHGTPVLIIQFLKGGINQGINNPIQIGNKLDWIRCDLARSPDTPNFNEEEIGSLHSLWEYTQKVVYEGKYSLVVLDELSLAVDFGLIPEKEVLQFLIDRPTHLDMILTGPQMPKSFLDLADQITEIRRLQP; this is encoded by the coding sequence ATGATTTTTACCCAAATTGACAGTCCAAATATTAATCCTGCACCTAGTTTACCAAATTCAGTCGCGGGATCACTACAGGTGTTTACTAGCTCAGAACGTTACTTTTTCACTAACGTTATTTCCCAGTCCCTAAGAATTGCCAGTCATGGAACACCTGTATTAATTATCCAGTTTCTTAAAGGGGGTATTAACCAAGGTATAAATAATCCCATACAAATTGGAAACAAGCTAGATTGGATTCGCTGTGACCTAGCTAGGTCCCCGGATACACCAAATTTCAATGAGGAAGAAATTGGGTCTTTGCATTCCCTGTGGGAATATACACAAAAGGTAGTATACGAAGGTAAATATTCCTTAGTGGTTTTAGATGAGTTAAGTTTAGCAGTTGATTTTGGTTTAATTCCCGAAAAGGAGGTGTTGCAGTTTCTGATTGACCGTCCCACCCATTTGGATATGATTTTGACTGGTCCTCAAATGCCAAAATCTTTTCTTGATTTAGCTGACCAAATTACAGAAATTCGTCGGTTGCAACCTTAG
- the yidD gene encoding membrane protein insertion efficiency factor YidD, giving the protein MKRLFIWLIQGYRLFISPLFPPSCRFQPTCSMYAMEAIERFGVFRGSWMALGRILRCHPFHPGGYDPVPEKTEKSP; this is encoded by the coding sequence GTGAAAAGATTATTCATTTGGCTTATTCAAGGTTATCGGTTATTTATTTCTCCTCTATTTCCCCCCAGTTGTCGGTTTCAACCCACCTGTTCCATGTATGCTATGGAAGCTATAGAAAGGTTTGGAGTGTTTCGTGGAAGTTGGATGGCCCTAGGTCGAATTTTACGTTGTCATCCCTTCCATCCTGGTGGTTATGATCCCGTACCAGAAAAAACCGAGAAATCTCCTTAG
- a CDS encoding M15 family metallopeptidase, with protein sequence MRPYHQIPIIESGEPLVEIPLELFAVENPHPYAKLGAHYGQYSPYFLRKTVVKNLIHAQNCLNLLSPGWHIQIFDAYRPVGVQQFMVDYSFNQLVKARGVLEQNLSHDQREKIWEQVYEIWAPPSSNPHTPPPHSTGAAVDITLVNEQGEIINMGSPIDEISERSHPEYYLNKHSQYHQCREMLNNIMCQAGFQRHPREWWHFSFGDQMWAWLSHQSTAIYGFCE encoded by the coding sequence ATGCGTCCATATCATCAAATTCCCATTATCGAATCGGGGGAACCATTAGTAGAAATTCCCCTGGAGCTTTTTGCAGTGGAAAACCCCCACCCTTATGCCAAACTAGGCGCACATTACGGACAATATTCACCCTATTTTCTCCGGAAAACAGTGGTCAAAAATCTTATTCATGCCCAGAATTGTTTAAACCTATTGTCTCCTGGATGGCATATTCAAATATTTGATGCTTACCGTCCAGTAGGAGTGCAGCAGTTTATGGTTGATTATAGTTTTAATCAACTGGTAAAAGCAAGGGGAGTACTGGAACAAAATCTGTCCCATGACCAGCGGGAAAAAATTTGGGAACAGGTATATGAAATTTGGGCTCCACCCAGTTCCAATCCTCACACTCCTCCCCCCCATAGCACTGGTGCAGCAGTGGATATTACCCTAGTTAATGAACAGGGAGAAATTATTAATATGGGTTCGCCAATTGACGAAATTTCTGAGCGTTCTCATCCCGAGTATTATCTGAACAAACATAGTCAATATCATCAATGTCGAGAAATGCTAAATAACATTATGTGCCAAGCAGGTTTTCAACGTCATCCGCGAGAATGGTGGCACTTTTCTTTTGGAGACCAAATGTGGGCCTGGTTATCCCATCAATCAACGGCAATTTATGGCTTTTGTGAATGA
- the psbQ gene encoding photosystem II protein PsbQ, with protein MVRQRSILSLILVLLTTFLISCSSPTVTTAPPTYTPEQLVKVRQYVPDIQEVQNRFEELKTLITSSEWIKVGNFIHGPVTEARLTMTYVIPSLLPQDQAQGRQITKDLLNHLVRVDQAANAGNTKLALSSYKDVVADFNQFLQLIPPAPTEE; from the coding sequence ATGGTGCGTCAACGCTCTATTCTATCACTGATTCTTGTACTATTGACCACGTTTTTGATCAGTTGCAGCAGTCCTACTGTTACAACTGCACCTCCTACCTATACACCGGAACAATTGGTAAAAGTGAGACAATATGTACCTGATATTCAGGAAGTACAAAATCGATTTGAAGAACTAAAAACTCTGATTACCAGTAGTGAGTGGATTAAAGTGGGTAATTTTATTCATGGTCCGGTAACAGAAGCTAGACTCACTATGACCTATGTTATCCCCAGTCTATTACCCCAAGACCAAGCTCAAGGAAGACAAATTACCAAGGACCTATTGAATCACTTAGTCAGAGTTGATCAAGCTGCTAATGCTGGTAATACTAAACTCGCATTGAGCAGCTATAAAGACGTTGTGGCAGACTTTAACCAGTTCTTACAACTGATTCCCCCAGCACCAACTGAGGAATAA
- a CDS encoding NAD(P)/FAD-dependent oxidoreductase, translating to MNVVIIGCGVVGAAIAYQLSQIKGLNITVFEKNQPAQGSTAAALGVLMGVISHKTKGKAWQIREESIKRYQTLIPELEEITGRKIPCNRQGIVMLLSEDPTHPLKSGVEAMSDWEELQQVRKSQGWELKVWDREKLGNFCPQVNNPMVIGAVYSPQDLQLNPTALTLALVDAAQRNGVQFKFGVAVRNHQAPSSQIVQITPHVQEQLKSIDTTEGVVTADWFIITAGLGTTALTRQLNHQVTIRPVLGQALYLSLGRSLGNPDFQPVITGNDVHLVPMGNGDYWVGATVEFPNGEDDVLPSKELLELVKQQAIGFCPELASAKILRSWSGLRPRPEGRPAPIIEKLASYTNIILATGHYRNGVLLAPATASAVYDIILNSNI from the coding sequence ATGAATGTAGTAATTATCGGTTGTGGTGTAGTTGGAGCAGCGATCGCATATCAACTAAGTCAAATCAAAGGTTTAAATATCACTGTTTTTGAAAAAAACCAGCCAGCACAAGGTTCTACAGCAGCTGCTTTGGGTGTTTTAATGGGGGTGATTAGCCATAAAACCAAGGGTAAGGCCTGGCAAATTCGCGAGGAGAGTATTAAACGCTATCAAACCCTAATTCCAGAGCTGGAGGAGATAACAGGACGAAAAATTCCCTGCAACCGTCAGGGTATTGTCATGTTACTATCAGAGGATCCCACTCACCCCCTAAAAAGCGGAGTGGAAGCAATGAGTGACTGGGAGGAATTACAACAGGTGCGCAAATCCCAAGGATGGGAGTTAAAGGTGTGGGATCGAGAGAAACTAGGGAATTTTTGCCCCCAGGTAAATAATCCTATGGTAATTGGTGCTGTTTATTCCCCTCAGGATTTGCAGTTAAATCCCACAGCGTTAACCCTAGCACTGGTGGACGCAGCACAGCGTAATGGGGTACAATTCAAATTTGGAGTAGCAGTTCGCAATCACCAAGCACCATCTAGTCAAATCGTCCAGATTACACCCCATGTTCAGGAACAACTAAAATCTATTGACACCACAGAGGGTGTAGTCACAGCAGATTGGTTTATCATTACTGCTGGTTTGGGTACTACTGCACTAACCAGACAATTAAATCATCAGGTGACTATTCGTCCAGTTTTAGGACAAGCATTATATTTGAGTTTAGGAAGGAGTCTGGGCAATCCTGATTTTCAACCGGTCATTACCGGTAATGATGTACATCTAGTACCTATGGGTAATGGGGATTATTGGGTGGGAGCTACAGTAGAATTTCCTAACGGAGAAGATGATGTTCTACCTAGTAAGGAATTGCTGGAACTAGTTAAACAACAGGCGATCGGTTTTTGTCCTGAATTAGCTTCGGCCAAGATTCTTCGCAGCTGGTCTGGATTACGTCCTCGTCCAGAGGGTAGACCAGCACCAATAATTGAAAAATTAGCCAGTTATACTAATATAATTTTAGCAACTGGTCATTACCGTAATGGAGTCCTGCTTGCACCTGCTACAGCGTCTGCAGTATATGATATAATTCTTAACTCAAATATTTAA